The following coding sequences lie in one Treponema sp. OMZ 790 genomic window:
- the rpmD gene encoding 50S ribosomal protein L30 — protein MAKRISVKLVKSTIGQKQPVCSTIRSLGLKKLNSTVEHDANPAVLGMVKSVAHLVEVKELN, from the coding sequence ATGGCAAAGAGAATTAGTGTAAAATTAGTAAAAAGCACAATCGGCCAAAAGCAGCCGGTTTGTTCGACTATCCGCTCTTTGGGATTAAAAAAGCTTAATTCCACTGTTGAGCATGATGCAAACCCTGCCGTCTTAGGTATGGTAAAAAGCGTTGCTCACTTGGTTGAAGTTAAGGAGTTAAACTAA
- the rpsC gene encoding 30S ribosomal protein S3, with translation MGQKVNPTGLRLGINKTWSSRWYAGPRNYADLLLEDLKIRAMIQEIPECKNADIAEVEIIRHPQRITIMIHTARPGVIIGVKGANIENIGAIIQKKLGKKVQIKIKEVKRAELRASLVAQNVARQLAGRASFRKVLKQSCFNTMRSGAQGIKIRISGRLGGAEMSRTEEMKEGRVPLHTLRADIDYGFAEADTTYGKIGVKVWLYSGMMFGGEQKEDAGALLKKQRKPRSEKPAQAGRQ, from the coding sequence ATGGGACAGAAAGTAAACCCTACAGGATTAAGACTTGGTATAAACAAAACTTGGTCGTCTCGCTGGTATGCAGGACCCCGTAATTATGCCGATTTGCTGCTTGAGGATTTAAAGATTCGAGCTATGATTCAGGAAATCCCTGAATGTAAAAACGCCGACATTGCCGAAGTTGAAATCATCCGTCATCCCCAAAGGATCACGATCATGATTCATACGGCCCGGCCCGGTGTTATAATCGGTGTAAAAGGTGCCAATATCGAAAATATCGGAGCCATTATACAGAAAAAGCTCGGCAAAAAGGTGCAAATTAAAATTAAGGAAGTAAAGAGAGCCGAATTGAGGGCTTCTTTAGTTGCTCAAAATGTTGCACGTCAGCTTGCAGGAAGAGCTTCTTTCCGAAAAGTATTAAAACAGTCTTGTTTTAATACGATGAGATCCGGCGCTCAAGGTATAAAGATTAGAATTTCAGGACGCTTAGGCGGTGCTGAAATGTCGAGAACCGAAGAAATGAAAGAAGGACGCGTTCCTCTTCACACGCTTCGGGCAGATATAGACTACGGTTTTGCTGAAGCCGATACAACCTACGGAAAAATAGGTGTTAAGGTATGGCTTTACAGCGGAATGATGTTTGGCGGAGAACAAAAAGAAGATGCAGGAGCCTTGCTTAAAAAGCAAAGAAAACCCCGCTCTGAAAAACCCGCTCAAGCAGGGAGGCAATAA
- the rpmC gene encoding 50S ribosomal protein L29: protein MKKKSKYREMSYKELVSKRNDLKQKYMDLRFQAVVGHLDNPLEKRIMRREIAMLNTFIRQKELAGEGVN, encoded by the coding sequence ATGAAAAAGAAGTCAAAGTACAGAGAAATGTCGTATAAGGAACTTGTTTCAAAACGCAATGATCTAAAGCAAAAATACATGGATTTGAGATTTCAAGCTGTGGTAGGGCATTTGGATAACCCGCTTGAAAAGAGAATTATGCGTCGTGAAATAGCGATGTTAAATACCTTTATCCGCCAAAAAGAATTGGCCGGCGAAGGTGTAAATTAG
- the rplF gene encoding 50S ribosomal protein L6 → MSRVGKMPVAIPAGVKVNVANGTFTVEGPKGKLSQSYHTEAVDFKVEADHVLVTRKNDELQTRAYHGLYRSLLNNMVTGVSTGFTKTLVINGVGYRAEVQGKLLVMALGYSNDFSVLIPEGIEVKVDQLKVIISGNSKEAVGQFASQVRKLRGPEPYKGKGIRYEDEIIKRKVGKSGVK, encoded by the coding sequence ATGTCAAGAGTTGGAAAAATGCCTGTTGCTATTCCTGCAGGTGTAAAAGTGAATGTTGCAAACGGAACTTTTACCGTTGAAGGCCCCAAGGGAAAACTTTCCCAAAGTTATCATACTGAAGCTGTTGATTTTAAGGTTGAAGCCGATCATGTTCTTGTAACAAGAAAAAATGATGAACTTCAGACAAGGGCTTATCACGGTTTATACCGAAGCCTTCTTAACAACATGGTAACCGGTGTAAGCACAGGTTTTACAAAAACCTTGGTAATCAATGGTGTAGGTTACAGAGCAGAAGTTCAAGGTAAGCTCCTTGTAATGGCTTTGGGTTATTCAAACGACTTTTCGGTTCTTATTCCTGAAGGAATTGAAGTAAAGGTTGACCAATTAAAGGTTATCATTTCCGGAAATTCTAAGGAAGCTGTCGGTCAGTTTGCTTCTCAGGTAAGAAAACTTAGAGGGCCTGAACCCTACAAGGGCAAGGGAATTCGTTACGAAGACGAAATCATCAAGCGAAAAGTCGGTAAGTCCGGTGTAAAGTAA
- the rpmJ gene encoding 50S ribosomal protein L36: MKVRTSVKPICDKCKVIKRNGIVRIICINPKHKQRQG, from the coding sequence ATGAAGGTTAGAACAAGTGTAAAACCTATTTGTGATAAATGCAAGGTTATTAAGCGCAACGGAATAGTACGGATAATCTGTATAAATCCTAAGCATAAACAGAGACAAGGTTAA
- a CDS encoding type Z 30S ribosomal protein S14, translating into MATVAKINQANRKAKYPTRQYNRCKVCGRPRGYLRKFKMCRVCFRKLASEGQIPGVTKSSW; encoded by the coding sequence ATGGCTACAGTTGCAAAAATTAATCAAGCTAACAGAAAAGCGAAGTATCCGACACGACAGTATAACAGATGCAAGGTTTGCGGACGCCCCAGAGGTTATCTGCGAAAATTCAAGATGTGCCGTGTTTGTTTTAGAAAATTAGCAAGCGAAGGGCAAATCCCCGGCGTTACAAAGTCAAGTTGGTAG
- the rpsS gene encoding 30S ribosomal protein S19 has translation MSRSVKKGPFIAKSLFKNVNEMNRSGKKKPIKTYSRCSTIIPEMVGNTISVHNGKTWIPVYITENLVGHKLGEFAPTRTFRKHANSDKKVGK, from the coding sequence GTGTCAAGATCAGTTAAAAAGGGACCTTTTATTGCAAAGAGTCTTTTTAAAAATGTAAATGAGATGAACAGATCGGGCAAAAAAAAGCCGATTAAGACTTATTCCCGCTGTTCTACAATTATACCTGAAATGGTAGGTAACACTATTTCGGTACATAACGGCAAGACGTGGATTCCGGTTTATATCACCGAGAATCTTGTTGGACATAAACTTGGAGAGTTTGCTCCTACGCGCACATTCCGCAAGCATGCAAACTCTGACAAGAAGGTTGGAAAATAG
- the rplR gene encoding 50S ribosomal protein L18, with translation MDKKRNDKDRKRFKRKMHIRKSIFGTAERPRMTVFRSNKRISVQVIDDVEGKTLAAVSTMEEALRSLKVNVESGAKVGEEIGKRLKEKNIDTVVFDRNGYLYHGVVKAVADGARKTGIKF, from the coding sequence ATGGACAAAAAACGTAATGATAAAGATAGAAAAAGATTTAAGCGAAAGATGCACATTCGAAAGTCTATTTTCGGTACTGCAGAACGCCCGCGCATGACCGTGTTCCGAAGCAATAAGCGCATTTCGGTTCAGGTTATTGACGATGTAGAAGGTAAGACGTTGGCTGCCGTTTCTACAATGGAAGAAGCTCTTCGATCGCTTAAGGTTAATGTTGAATCTGGGGCAAAAGTCGGTGAAGAAATCGGCAAGCGCCTCAAGGAAAAAAATATTGACACTGTTGTTTTTGACAGGAACGGATATCTTTACCACGGTGTTGTAAAGGCCGTTGCCGACGGTGCAAGAAAAACAGGAATTAAGTTTTAG
- the rpsH gene encoding 30S ribosomal protein S8 — MSVSDPIADMLTKIRNAASAGHESVDVPSSKMKWEIISILKSEGYIKNFKKMTQDGANNIRVFLKYDDKESSVIHGIERVSTPGRRVYLGYKSLPRVFNGYGTLIVSTSKGIITGKAAGDSQVGGELICKVW; from the coding sequence ATGAGTGTTTCAGATCCAATAGCAGACATGCTCACTAAAATTAGAAATGCTGCTTCCGCCGGTCACGAATCGGTTGATGTTCCTTCTTCAAAAATGAAATGGGAAATTATCAGTATTCTTAAATCGGAAGGGTATATCAAAAACTTTAAGAAAATGACCCAAGACGGAGCTAACAATATCAGAGTATTCTTAAAATACGATGATAAAGAATCTTCGGTTATTCATGGAATTGAAAGAGTTTCCACACCCGGCCGCCGAGTATATTTAGGTTATAAGAGCTTACCGAGAGTTTTTAACGGCTACGGTACTCTTATTGTATCGACTTCAAAAGGTATCATAACCGGAAAAGCTGCCGGCGACAGTCAGGTAGGCGGCGAGCTTATTTGCAAGGTTTGGTAG
- the rplE gene encoding 50S ribosomal protein L5, translating to MSNYVPRLKKVYTEQIMPELKKEFNYSSVMQIPRLKKVVVSMGVGVALTNRKLLDAAVTDLEIITGQKAVKTKARKSIANFKLREGNEIGAMVTLRGARMYEFLDRFINVALPRVKDFRGVNPNGFDGRGNYSVGITEQIIFPEIDFDKIERISGLNVNVVTSAETDQEARSLLAKFGMPFRK from the coding sequence ATGAGTAATTACGTACCTCGGCTTAAGAAAGTCTATACAGAACAAATCATGCCCGAGCTTAAAAAGGAATTTAACTACAGTTCTGTTATGCAAATTCCTCGGCTTAAAAAAGTCGTAGTAAGCATGGGTGTTGGTGTAGCTCTCACGAATAGGAAACTACTTGATGCTGCAGTAACTGACCTTGAAATAATCACCGGTCAAAAAGCTGTGAAAACAAAGGCAAGAAAGAGTATAGCAAACTTTAAACTTCGTGAGGGAAATGAGATTGGGGCAATGGTAACATTACGTGGTGCTAGAATGTATGAATTTTTGGACCGTTTTATCAATGTTGCTTTGCCGCGTGTTAAGGATTTCCGCGGAGTTAACCCGAACGGTTTTGACGGTCGCGGAAACTATTCAGTGGGTATTACCGAGCAGATCATCTTCCCCGAAATCGACTTCGATAAAATCGAACGCATTTCAGGATTGAATGTGAACGTAGTAACTTCTGCCGAGACTGATCAAGAGGCAAGATCGCTTCTTGCAAAGTTTGGTATGCCCTTTAGGAAGTAA
- the rpsE gene encoding 30S ribosomal protein S5 — MSHQKESKRDNQHTDKEYVEKLVKLNRTAKVVKGGRRFSFSALTVVGDQKGRVGYGFGKANDVSDAIRKSIEKAKANMVTFPLKNGTIPHEVQGKFKGSSVLLRPACSGTGIIAGGTIRAIMEAAGATDLLSKSLGSSSAVNVVKATFDAASLLMDGKKIAKNRGKTLLDVWG, encoded by the coding sequence ATGAGTCATCAAAAAGAATCAAAACGCGATAACCAGCATACCGACAAAGAATACGTTGAAAAGCTTGTTAAATTGAACCGAACAGCTAAGGTTGTAAAGGGCGGACGCAGGTTCTCCTTTTCTGCTCTAACTGTTGTAGGTGATCAAAAAGGACGAGTAGGATACGGTTTCGGTAAGGCAAATGATGTAAGCGATGCTATCAGAAAGAGTATCGAAAAGGCAAAAGCCAATATGGTAACCTTTCCGCTTAAAAACGGTACAATTCCTCATGAGGTTCAAGGCAAGTTCAAAGGTTCTTCAGTACTTTTGCGCCCTGCTTGTTCCGGTACGGGAATTATCGCAGGCGGTACAATCCGTGCTATTATGGAAGCTGCCGGTGCTACCGACTTGCTTTCAAAGTCTTTGGGATCAAGCTCCGCTGTAAATGTAGTTAAGGCAACATTTGATGCTGCAAGTCTTTTGATGGACGGCAAAAAAATTGCTAAAAACCGCGGAAAAACCCTTTTGGATGTATGGGGGTAA
- the rplO gene encoding 50S ribosomal protein L15 — protein MSEFNLTVPAGATHKKKIVGRGSSSGWGKTSGKGHKGQQARSGGKVYAGFEGGQMPLYRRVAKKGFSNYPFKKEFYVVNLAMLETKYSDGETVNKESLMQKGLLRKGSLYVKVLGTGDITKKLTVDVDKISASAKEKIENAGGTIVQSEA, from the coding sequence ATGTCCGAATTTAATTTAACTGTTCCTGCAGGAGCAACTCATAAAAAGAAGATTGTAGGACGCGGTTCTTCTTCCGGTTGGGGAAAAACTTCCGGAAAGGGACACAAGGGTCAGCAAGCCCGTTCAGGCGGCAAGGTTTATGCAGGCTTTGAAGGCGGACAGATGCCCTTGTACCGACGTGTTGCAAAAAAAGGATTTTCAAACTATCCTTTTAAAAAGGAATTCTATGTTGTAAACCTTGCCATGCTCGAAACAAAGTACAGCGATGGTGAAACCGTAAACAAAGAGTCCTTAATGCAAAAAGGCCTTCTCCGAAAAGGTTCTCTTTATGTTAAAGTTTTGGGAACTGGAGATATAACAAAAAAATTGACGGTTGATGTAGACAAGATTTCTGCATCGGCTAAGGAAAAAATAGAAAATGCAGGCGGAACAATAGTTCAGTCTGAAGCATAA
- the rplB gene encoding 50S ribosomal protein L2 yields MALKEYKPMTPGLRGRIDLRKDEITAQKPEKSLTTGKKNRAGRDSRGRISVRGQGGGHKQKYRQIDFKRNKYGIPGTVRTIEYDPNRSANIALIFYADGEKRYIIAPKGLKIGQKIMSGEMATLDVANALPLEAIPVGFTVHNIELTIGRGGQMARSAGAGALVAAKEGEYVTIKLPSGETRLVNKKCYATIGEVGNEDHMNTSLGKAGRSRWLGIRPTVRGMAMNPIDHPLGGGEGRGKGRHPVTPWGQPCKGYKTRKKRNPSDSFIVSRRKKKK; encoded by the coding sequence ATGGCTCTAAAAGAATATAAGCCGATGACGCCCGGATTGCGCGGACGAATTGATTTGCGAAAAGATGAAATTACAGCTCAAAAGCCTGAAAAGTCCTTGACTACAGGCAAAAAGAACAGAGCCGGTCGCGATTCAAGAGGACGCATTTCAGTTCGAGGCCAAGGCGGCGGACATAAACAGAAATACCGACAAATCGATTTTAAGCGAAACAAATATGGTATTCCGGGCACTGTAAGGACAATCGAATATGATCCTAACCGCAGTGCAAATATTGCATTGATTTTTTACGCTGACGGAGAAAAACGATATATCATCGCTCCCAAGGGCTTAAAAATCGGTCAAAAGATTATGAGCGGCGAAATGGCTACATTGGATGTTGCAAATGCTCTTCCTTTGGAAGCAATTCCCGTCGGCTTTACCGTGCATAATATTGAGCTTACAATCGGAAGAGGCGGACAAATGGCGCGTTCGGCTGGTGCCGGCGCATTGGTTGCTGCAAAAGAAGGCGAATATGTTACCATAAAGTTGCCTTCCGGAGAAACTCGCTTAGTAAACAAAAAATGCTATGCAACAATAGGCGAAGTCGGCAATGAAGATCATATGAATACAAGTCTTGGCAAAGCCGGTCGATCAAGATGGCTTGGAATCAGGCCCACCGTTCGAGGTATGGCTATGAACCCGATTGATCACCCCCTCGGCGGTGGTGAAGGACGAGGAAAGGGAAGACATCCCGTTACTCCTTGGGGACAGCCTTGTAAGGGCTATAAGACCCGCAAGAAGCGCAATCCTTCGGATAGCTTCATTGTCTCAAGACGAAAGAAGAAGAAGTAG
- the secY gene encoding preprotein translocase subunit SecY: MANNVVANMFKIKDLRGRIFFTIIVLAVFRLGSVLTIPGIDPRALTMYFRQGQGNAFADHMDFFVGGAFSNFSVFMLGVMPYISTQILMQLAMIIFPRLKKIAEEDGGRKKIQVWTRIITVFVALLQSSAVGTWARAIPGAVVISSPVLHLFITMVTVTTGTMITVWMGEQITARGIGNGISMLIFAGIVARLPQAVWELIKLVSTNELNLVFVIIAFAMFVGIIALVVYEQQGQRKIPVHYAKRVIGRKMYGGQNTYIPFKINPSGVIPIIFASSFLTFPLMLSQMWGPNVSWLAAVARFLRADGWGYNILYVVLIVFFAYFYTQVALNPTEIAKQIRENGGSIPGIRTDKTEEYLQKILNRLILPGSLYLAAIAVLPTVIQWAFSFPRNISMLMGGTSLLILVGVDLDTMSQVEALLKMHHHDGLLKKGKIRSRNL, from the coding sequence ATGGCTAATAATGTAGTTGCAAATATGTTCAAAATAAAGGATTTACGAGGCCGTATTTTCTTTACGATCATAGTTTTAGCAGTTTTCCGCTTAGGCTCGGTACTCACCATCCCCGGTATCGATCCTCGGGCTCTTACAATGTATTTTCGACAAGGTCAAGGAAATGCTTTTGCAGATCACATGGACTTTTTTGTCGGAGGAGCATTTTCGAACTTTTCGGTATTTATGCTCGGTGTAATGCCCTATATTTCGACTCAGATATTGATGCAGCTTGCCATGATTATTTTCCCGCGCCTTAAAAAAATAGCGGAAGAAGACGGAGGTCGCAAAAAGATTCAGGTTTGGACAAGAATCATAACCGTTTTTGTTGCCCTTCTTCAATCTTCCGCTGTCGGTACATGGGCCAGAGCAATTCCGGGTGCCGTTGTAATTTCAAGTCCTGTTTTACACTTGTTTATTACGATGGTTACGGTAACGACAGGTACCATGATTACCGTTTGGATGGGTGAGCAGATTACTGCAAGAGGTATCGGAAACGGTATTTCAATGTTGATTTTTGCAGGTATCGTTGCCCGTCTTCCTCAGGCTGTTTGGGAATTGATCAAGCTTGTAAGCACTAACGAATTGAACCTTGTGTTCGTAATTATTGCTTTTGCAATGTTTGTCGGAATCATAGCCTTGGTTGTTTACGAACAACAAGGTCAGCGCAAAATACCGGTTCATTATGCAAAGCGCGTTATCGGCCGAAAAATGTATGGCGGACAGAATACTTATATTCCGTTTAAGATTAACCCTTCAGGAGTTATCCCCATCATTTTTGCTTCGTCATTTTTGACCTTCCCCCTCATGCTTTCGCAGATGTGGGGACCGAATGTTTCTTGGTTGGCTGCAGTTGCAAGATTTTTGCGTGCAGATGGCTGGGGTTATAACATTCTATATGTTGTTTTGATTGTTTTCTTTGCTTACTTTTATACACAGGTTGCACTTAACCCCACGGAAATAGCAAAACAAATAAGGGAAAACGGCGGATCGATTCCGGGAATCAGAACCGACAAAACTGAAGAATATTTACAGAAGATTTTAAACAGGTTGATATTACCCGGTTCGCTTTATTTGGCTGCAATTGCAGTACTTCCTACTGTAATTCAGTGGGCATTTAGTTTCCCCAGAAATATTTCGATGTTGATGGGCGGAACTTCATTGCTTATTTTGGTTGGTGTTGACTTGGACACAATGAGCCAAGTTGAAGCTTTGCTTAAAATGCACCATCATGACGGCTTGCTTAAAAAAGGCAAGATTAGATCAAGGAACCTATAG
- the rplV gene encoding 50S ribosomal protein L22, whose protein sequence is MKMTERTGYRATTKFLIASPTKVRPVANVVKNKPYPEAMAILENMPQKGAVLISQTMKSAASNALYKNKQLDEDMLFVKEIMIDEGPRLKRIWCRGKGRADMLLKRMCHITVVVDERAGE, encoded by the coding sequence ATGAAGATGACTGAAAGAACAGGATATCGAGCAACAACGAAATTTCTTATTGCATCACCTACCAAGGTAAGACCGGTGGCAAATGTCGTAAAAAACAAGCCCTATCCGGAAGCAATGGCTATTTTGGAAAATATGCCGCAAAAAGGAGCAGTTTTAATTTCACAGACAATGAAATCGGCTGCTTCCAATGCTCTTTACAAAAATAAACAGCTTGATGAGGACATGCTCTTTGTTAAGGAAATTATGATTGATGAAGGGCCCAGGCTAAAAAGAATTTGGTGTCGCGGCAAGGGCCGTGCAGACATGCTCTTAAAGCGCATGTGTCATATCACAGTTGTCGTTGACGAAAGAGCAGGAGAGTAG
- the rpsQ gene encoding 30S ribosomal protein S17, with protein sequence METTENTKKIGKREFVGIVTSDKMNKTIVVEVRTKKLHKLYKKYVSSSKKYKAHDEENTAHIGDTVRIVEHKPISKEKAWMLTEVIERAK encoded by the coding sequence GTGGAAACAACAGAAAACACAAAAAAAATCGGGAAGCGCGAGTTTGTCGGAATCGTAACAAGCGACAAGATGAATAAAACCATCGTCGTTGAAGTCCGAACCAAAAAGCTTCATAAGCTGTACAAAAAATACGTATCGAGCAGTAAAAAATACAAGGCTCACGATGAAGAAAATACAGCCCACATCGGCGATACTGTAAGAATTGTAGAGCATAAGCCCATCAGCAAAGAGAAGGCTTGGATGCTTACTGAAGTTATTGAACGGGCTAAGTAA
- the rplN gene encoding 50S ribosomal protein L14, whose product MIQVETRLNVADNSGAKLVECIKVIGGSKRRYAGIGDIIVVAVKEALPTSVIKKGTVEKAVIVRVSKEYRRPDGTYIRFDDNACVIIDDNKNPKGKRIFGPVARELRDHDYMKIVSLAPEVL is encoded by the coding sequence ATGATACAGGTTGAAACAAGATTAAACGTTGCCGATAACTCAGGCGCTAAACTCGTCGAATGTATTAAGGTTATCGGCGGATCAAAACGCAGATACGCAGGTATTGGGGATATAATCGTTGTGGCAGTAAAAGAAGCATTGCCCACATCGGTTATTAAAAAGGGTACGGTAGAAAAAGCCGTTATTGTGCGTGTTTCAAAAGAATACCGCCGTCCCGATGGAACTTATATTCGATTTGATGATAACGCCTGCGTAATCATCGACGATAATAAAAACCCTAAGGGAAAACGTATTTTCGGCCCTGTAGCCAGAGAGCTTCGTGATCATGATTACATGAAGATAGTTTCTCTTGCTCCGGAAGTTCTTTAA
- the rpsK gene encoding 30S ribosomal protein S11, with protein MATVKKRKEKKSIYEGNVYIQATFNNTIITITDLKGNVLSWASSGGLGFAGAKKSTPFAAQTVAETAVQKCQPYGLHEVHVFVKGPGVGRESAIRTLGTMGLKVRSISDVTPIPHNGCRPKKTRRI; from the coding sequence ATGGCTACTGTAAAGAAAAGAAAAGAAAAGAAAAGCATATATGAAGGCAATGTTTATATTCAAGCAACCTTTAATAACACAATTATTACGATAACCGACTTAAAGGGAAATGTTCTTTCATGGGCATCTTCAGGCGGCTTAGGCTTTGCCGGTGCCAAAAAATCGACACCCTTTGCGGCTCAGACCGTTGCAGAAACAGCTGTACAAAAGTGCCAGCCCTACGGCTTGCATGAAGTTCATGTTTTTGTAAAAGGTCCCGGAGTCGGCCGTGAATCGGCTATCAGAACGCTTGGAACAATGGGATTAAAGGTTCGCTCAATCAGCGATGTAACTCCCATTCCTCACAACGGCTGCCGTCCCAAGAAGACGCGCCGAATATAA
- the rpsM gene encoding 30S ribosomal protein S13, with the protein MARIAGVDLPNKHVNVSLTYIYGISTSSANKICEVTKVDPMKKMNDLDEAELAAIREVIDRDYKVEGRLRTEVALNIKRLQDIGCYRGQRHRKGLPVRGQRTRTNARTRKGKKKTVAGKKK; encoded by the coding sequence ATGGCTCGTATTGCGGGAGTTGACCTCCCTAACAAACATGTTAATGTTTCATTAACGTACATTTATGGAATTTCGACTTCATCGGCAAACAAAATTTGTGAAGTCACAAAGGTTGACCCGATGAAAAAAATGAATGATTTGGATGAAGCCGAATTAGCTGCAATCCGTGAAGTGATTGACAGAGATTACAAGGTTGAAGGCCGTCTTCGAACCGAAGTAGCTTTAAATATCAAGCGTCTTCAGGATATCGGCTGTTATCGCGGACAAAGACACCGAAAGGGTCTTCCTGTACGCGGACAGAGAACCAGGACTAATGCCAGAACACGCAAGGGTAAGAAGAAGACCGTTGCCGGTAAGAAGAAATAA
- the rplX gene encoding 50S ribosomal protein L24: MAGKMKIHRNDTVEIIAGKERGKRGEVVKVLQEDNKVIVGGLNMIKKAMRKRSQQDQGGIVEIEAPISASNVMIICKKCGKTRIAYEIKDGKKTRICRKCGEAL, from the coding sequence ATGGCAGGAAAGATGAAAATTCACCGCAATGATACTGTTGAAATCATTGCAGGAAAGGAAAGGGGCAAGCGGGGCGAAGTCGTAAAGGTCTTGCAGGAAGATAATAAGGTTATCGTCGGCGGACTTAATATGATAAAAAAAGCCATGCGCAAAAGAAGCCAGCAGGATCAGGGCGGAATTGTAGAAATTGAAGCTCCGATATCTGCATCCAATGTTATGATTATATGCAAAAAATGCGGTAAAACCCGAATTGCATACGAAATAAAGGACGGCAAAAAGACAAGAATTTGCCGTAAGTGTGGAGAAGCGTTATAA
- the rplP gene encoding 50S ribosomal protein L16, translating to MMFSPKRVKHRKVQRGRIKGEATRCNNIDFGEYALVSLEPFLLTNRQIEAARVALNRKIKRGGKLWIRVFPDKPYSKKPAEVRMGGGKGAPEYWVAVVKPGTIIFELAGVDKNLAEQAMTLAGSKLPFKTRFAEQIQAD from the coding sequence ATTATGTTTAGTCCCAAAAGAGTAAAACATAGAAAGGTTCAGCGCGGTAGAATCAAGGGTGAAGCTACACGATGCAACAACATCGATTTCGGCGAATACGCTTTAGTTTCTCTTGAACCTTTTTTGCTTACAAATAGACAAATTGAAGCTGCCCGTGTTGCTTTAAATCGTAAGATTAAGCGAGGCGGAAAATTGTGGATTCGAGTTTTTCCGGATAAACCCTATTCAAAGAAACCCGCTGAAGTTCGAATGGGCGGCGGAAAGGGTGCCCCCGAATACTGGGTAGCGGTTGTAAAACCCGGAACTATTATTTTTGAATTAGCCGGTGTTGATAAGAATTTGGCCGAACAAGCTATGACCTTGGCAGGAAGCAAACTTCCGTTTAAGACAAGGTTTGCCGAGCAGATTCAGGCCGACTAA